A DNA window from Brassica napus cultivar Da-Ae chromosome A4, Da-Ae, whole genome shotgun sequence contains the following coding sequences:
- the LOC106445534 gene encoding serine/threonine-protein kinase ATG1b isoform X6, with amino-acid sequence MRSTELHFPVDCRDLTSDCKDLCQKLLRRNPVERLTFEEFFHHPFLSDRQPYDVPRSRSGSRTIDGFHSSGSSPSGKMEEVSHDDSLPFFLDDDSSEPEGSPSYTKHTSPMKSSYGFSVETRRERREAAASSPLKNMELNSRYSRVSHRADTNNFKFESHRLLDINQFKPSSLPDSRSLSTQGRVVDTPDSIDQDYVLISGPSVDIPSSSSGSPKLFNYPFKSPSPPVEFVKRSVTSSTAPMPIAGATGRTIGRFESLESPNSLPGTSHGSLNLVDAFEQPSTHSFTRIRSLQKCAATIAELVREKIESGKQLEAFSIQLVILAIWNQALHICHTQAASGVEGSLRQDGNRVRRNISQEGSEKILSQIQREFVLEVERAEDLAKFVESGNTKMPDAMEIIFQAALTLGIRGGVDEVVMGEAENAVNLYTKAVRLLVFLVVEAQTLILNPPLTLTNSVRYRIRTYIDNLISRLKHLQSHKRTSGPQKP; translated from the exons ATGAGATCAACTGAATTGCATTTTCCAGTAGACTGTAGAGATTTGACTAGTGACTGTAAAGATCTATGTCAGAAATTGCTGCGCCGTAATCCAG TGGAACGTTTAACGTTTGAAGAGTTCTTTCACCACCCTTTTCTTTCAGACAGACAACCATATGATGTGCCAAG GAGTAGATCAGGTTCAAGAACAATAGATGGTTTTCATTCATCCGGAAGCAGTCCCTCAGGAAAaatggaagaagtttctcatgATGACTCTTTGCCCTTCTTTTTAGATGATGATTCTAGTGAACCTGAGGGAAGCCCTTCATATACCAAACATACATCTCCGATGAAGTCATCTTATGGATTTAGTGTCGAGACTAGACGTGAAAGAAGGGAAGCAGCAGCATCTAGTCCTTTGAAAAACATGGAACTCAATTCCAGATATAGTAGAGTTAGTCATAGAGCAGATACCAATAACTTCAAGTTCGAAAGCCATAGATTATTAGATATAAACCAATTCAAACCATCAAGCTTGCCTGATTCCAGATCACTTAGTACTCAAGGAAGAG TAGTAGATACACCAGATTCAATAGATCAAGATTATGTTCTGATATCTGGACCATCAGTGGATATACCATCATCTTCATCTGGTTCTCCGAAGCTCTTCAATTACCCATTCAAATCACCTTCCCCTCCTGTGGAGTTCGTTAAAAGAAGTGTAACAAGTTCAACGGCTCCTATGCCAATAGCTGGTGCCACTGGCAGGACCATTGGTCGGTTTGAAAGCTTGGAGAGTCCAAATTCTCTCCCGGGTACTTCCCATGGGTCTCTGAACCTTGTGGATGCTTTTGAACAGCCATCAACTCACAGCTTCACAAGAATCCGGTCTTTGCAAAAGTGTGCAGCAACGATTGCAGAGTTGGTTCGTGAAAAG ATTGAATCAGGTAAACAGTTAGAAGCTTTCTCAATCCAACTGGTGATTCTTGCTATTTGGAATCAAGCACTGCACATCTGTCATACTCAGGCAGCCTCAGGCGTAGAAGGAAGCCTGCGCCAAGATGGTAACAGAGTAAGAAGAAATATTAGCCAAGAAGGATCAGAGAAAATATTGTCTCAGATACAGAGAGAGTTTGTCTTGGAGGTTGAGCGTGCTGAAGATCTTGCCAAGTTTGTTGAATCTG GCAATACAAAGATGCCTGATGCAATGGAGATAATATTCCAAGCAGCTCTTACTCTTGGCATACGTGGTGGA GTAGATGAGGTGGTGATGGGAGAGGCAGAGAACGCAGTAAACCTCTACACGAAAGCGGTGCGCTTACTAGTCTTCCTTGTAGTGGAGGCGCAAACGCTGATTCTGAATCCACCTTTGACACTCACAAACTCAGTAAGGTATCGAATCAGAACATATATAGATAACCTCATAAGCAGATTAAAACACCTACAATCACATAAAAGAACTTCAGGTCCCCAGAAACCATGA
- the LOC106445534 gene encoding serine/threonine-protein kinase ATG1b isoform X1 produces the protein MAQLAAAAGRRIGDYAVGRQIGSGSFSVVWEGRHLVDGSVVAIKEIAMARLSKKLQDSLMSEIIILRKINHPNIIRFIDMIEVAPGKINLVLEYCKGGDLSMFIQRHGKIPDATAKHFMQQLAAGLQVLRDNNIIHRDLKPQNLLLSTDDNDAALKIADFGFARSLQPRGLAETLCGSPLYMAPEIMQLQKYDAKADLWSVGAILFQLVTGRTPFTGNSQVQLFQNIMRSTELHFPVDCRDLTSDCKDLCQKLLRRNPVERLTFEEFFHHPFLSDRQPYDVPRSRSGSRTIDGFHSSGSSPSGKMEEVSHDDSLPFFLDDDSSEPEGSPSYTKHTSPMKSSYGFSVETRRERREAAASSPLKNMELNSRYSRVSHRADTNNFKFESHRLLDINQFKPSSLPDSRSLSTQGRVVDTPDSIDQDYVLISGPSVDIPSSSSGSPKLFNYPFKSPSPPVEFVKRSVTSSTAPMPIAGATGRTIGRFESLESPNSLPGTSHGSLNLVDAFEQPSTHSFTRIRSLQKCAATIAELVREKIESGKQLEAFSIQLVILAIWNQALHICHTQAASGVEGSLRQDGNRVRRNISQEGSEKILSQIQREFVLEVERAEDLAKFVESGNTKMPDAMEIIFQAALTLGIRGGVDEVVMGEAENAVNLYTKAVRLLVFLVVEAQTLILNPPLTLTNSVRYRIRTYIDNLISRLKHLQSHKRTSGPQKP, from the exons aTGGCTCAGTTGGCGGCGGCGGCGGGGAGGAGAATAGGGGATTACGCGGTGGGAAGACAAATCGGGTCGGGTTCGTTTTCGGTGGTGTGGGAAGGGAGGCATCTGGTAGATGGAAGCGTGGTTGCAATCAAGGAGATAGCCATGGCGAGGCTTAGTAAGAAGTTGCAAGATAGTCTCATGTCGGAGATTATCATCTTGAGGAAGATCAATCACCCCAACATCATCCGCTTCATCGACATGATCGAGGTT GCTCCAGGGAAAATAAACTTGGTGCTGGAGTACTGTAAAGGGGGTGATCTGTCTATGTTTATTCAGCGTCATGGAAAAATCCCTGATGCTACTGCTAAGCACTTCATGCAGCAGTTAG cTGCTGGTTTGCAAGTTCTTCGTGACAATAATATCATTCACCGAGATTTAAAGCCTCAG AATCTTCTTCTATCCACAGATGATAATGATGCAGCTCTTAAGATTGCTGATTTTGGATTTGCAAG ATCGTTGCAGCCTAGGGGTCTGGCAGAAACTTTATGTGGTTCCCCATTGTATATGGCCCCAGAGATAATGCAGCTTCAGAAGTATGATGCAAAG GCAGATCTCTGGAGTGTTGGTGCTATATTATTTCAACTTGTGACCGGCAGAACCCCTTTTACAGGAAACAGCCAAGTTCAG TTGTTCCAGAACATTATGAGATCAACTGAATTGCATTTTCCAGTAGACTGTAGAGATTTGACTAGTGACTGTAAAGATCTATGTCAGAAATTGCTGCGCCGTAATCCAG TGGAACGTTTAACGTTTGAAGAGTTCTTTCACCACCCTTTTCTTTCAGACAGACAACCATATGATGTGCCAAG GAGTAGATCAGGTTCAAGAACAATAGATGGTTTTCATTCATCCGGAAGCAGTCCCTCAGGAAAaatggaagaagtttctcatgATGACTCTTTGCCCTTCTTTTTAGATGATGATTCTAGTGAACCTGAGGGAAGCCCTTCATATACCAAACATACATCTCCGATGAAGTCATCTTATGGATTTAGTGTCGAGACTAGACGTGAAAGAAGGGAAGCAGCAGCATCTAGTCCTTTGAAAAACATGGAACTCAATTCCAGATATAGTAGAGTTAGTCATAGAGCAGATACCAATAACTTCAAGTTCGAAAGCCATAGATTATTAGATATAAACCAATTCAAACCATCAAGCTTGCCTGATTCCAGATCACTTAGTACTCAAGGAAGAG TAGTAGATACACCAGATTCAATAGATCAAGATTATGTTCTGATATCTGGACCATCAGTGGATATACCATCATCTTCATCTGGTTCTCCGAAGCTCTTCAATTACCCATTCAAATCACCTTCCCCTCCTGTGGAGTTCGTTAAAAGAAGTGTAACAAGTTCAACGGCTCCTATGCCAATAGCTGGTGCCACTGGCAGGACCATTGGTCGGTTTGAAAGCTTGGAGAGTCCAAATTCTCTCCCGGGTACTTCCCATGGGTCTCTGAACCTTGTGGATGCTTTTGAACAGCCATCAACTCACAGCTTCACAAGAATCCGGTCTTTGCAAAAGTGTGCAGCAACGATTGCAGAGTTGGTTCGTGAAAAG ATTGAATCAGGTAAACAGTTAGAAGCTTTCTCAATCCAACTGGTGATTCTTGCTATTTGGAATCAAGCACTGCACATCTGTCATACTCAGGCAGCCTCAGGCGTAGAAGGAAGCCTGCGCCAAGATGGTAACAGAGTAAGAAGAAATATTAGCCAAGAAGGATCAGAGAAAATATTGTCTCAGATACAGAGAGAGTTTGTCTTGGAGGTTGAGCGTGCTGAAGATCTTGCCAAGTTTGTTGAATCTG GCAATACAAAGATGCCTGATGCAATGGAGATAATATTCCAAGCAGCTCTTACTCTTGGCATACGTGGTGGA GTAGATGAGGTGGTGATGGGAGAGGCAGAGAACGCAGTAAACCTCTACACGAAAGCGGTGCGCTTACTAGTCTTCCTTGTAGTGGAGGCGCAAACGCTGATTCTGAATCCACCTTTGACACTCACAAACTCAGTAAGGTATCGAATCAGAACATATATAGATAACCTCATAAGCAGATTAAAACACCTACAATCACATAAAAGAACTTCAGGTCCCCAGAAACCATGA
- the LOC106445534 gene encoding serine/threonine-protein kinase ATG1b isoform X5, translating to MAPEIMQLQKYDAKADLWSVGAILFQLVTGRTPFTGNSQVQLFQNIMRSTELHFPVDCRDLTSDCKDLCQKLLRRNPVERLTFEEFFHHPFLSDRQPYDVPRSRSGSRTIDGFHSSGSSPSGKMEEVSHDDSLPFFLDDDSSEPEGSPSYTKHTSPMKSSYGFSVETRRERREAAASSPLKNMELNSRYSRVSHRADTNNFKFESHRLLDINQFKPSSLPDSRSLSTQGRVVDTPDSIDQDYVLISGPSVDIPSSSSGSPKLFNYPFKSPSPPVEFVKRSVTSSTAPMPIAGATGRTIGRFESLESPNSLPGTSHGSLNLVDAFEQPSTHSFTRIRSLQKCAATIAELVREKIESGKQLEAFSIQLVILAIWNQALHICHTQAASGVEGSLRQDGNRVRRNISQEGSEKILSQIQREFVLEVERAEDLAKFVESGNTKMPDAMEIIFQAALTLGIRGGVDEVVMGEAENAVNLYTKAVRLLVFLVVEAQTLILNPPLTLTNSVRYRIRTYIDNLISRLKHLQSHKRTSGPQKP from the exons ATGGCCCCAGAGATAATGCAGCTTCAGAAGTATGATGCAAAG GCAGATCTCTGGAGTGTTGGTGCTATATTATTTCAACTTGTGACCGGCAGAACCCCTTTTACAGGAAACAGCCAAGTTCAG TTGTTCCAGAACATTATGAGATCAACTGAATTGCATTTTCCAGTAGACTGTAGAGATTTGACTAGTGACTGTAAAGATCTATGTCAGAAATTGCTGCGCCGTAATCCAG TGGAACGTTTAACGTTTGAAGAGTTCTTTCACCACCCTTTTCTTTCAGACAGACAACCATATGATGTGCCAAG GAGTAGATCAGGTTCAAGAACAATAGATGGTTTTCATTCATCCGGAAGCAGTCCCTCAGGAAAaatggaagaagtttctcatgATGACTCTTTGCCCTTCTTTTTAGATGATGATTCTAGTGAACCTGAGGGAAGCCCTTCATATACCAAACATACATCTCCGATGAAGTCATCTTATGGATTTAGTGTCGAGACTAGACGTGAAAGAAGGGAAGCAGCAGCATCTAGTCCTTTGAAAAACATGGAACTCAATTCCAGATATAGTAGAGTTAGTCATAGAGCAGATACCAATAACTTCAAGTTCGAAAGCCATAGATTATTAGATATAAACCAATTCAAACCATCAAGCTTGCCTGATTCCAGATCACTTAGTACTCAAGGAAGAG TAGTAGATACACCAGATTCAATAGATCAAGATTATGTTCTGATATCTGGACCATCAGTGGATATACCATCATCTTCATCTGGTTCTCCGAAGCTCTTCAATTACCCATTCAAATCACCTTCCCCTCCTGTGGAGTTCGTTAAAAGAAGTGTAACAAGTTCAACGGCTCCTATGCCAATAGCTGGTGCCACTGGCAGGACCATTGGTCGGTTTGAAAGCTTGGAGAGTCCAAATTCTCTCCCGGGTACTTCCCATGGGTCTCTGAACCTTGTGGATGCTTTTGAACAGCCATCAACTCACAGCTTCACAAGAATCCGGTCTTTGCAAAAGTGTGCAGCAACGATTGCAGAGTTGGTTCGTGAAAAG ATTGAATCAGGTAAACAGTTAGAAGCTTTCTCAATCCAACTGGTGATTCTTGCTATTTGGAATCAAGCACTGCACATCTGTCATACTCAGGCAGCCTCAGGCGTAGAAGGAAGCCTGCGCCAAGATGGTAACAGAGTAAGAAGAAATATTAGCCAAGAAGGATCAGAGAAAATATTGTCTCAGATACAGAGAGAGTTTGTCTTGGAGGTTGAGCGTGCTGAAGATCTTGCCAAGTTTGTTGAATCTG GCAATACAAAGATGCCTGATGCAATGGAGATAATATTCCAAGCAGCTCTTACTCTTGGCATACGTGGTGGA GTAGATGAGGTGGTGATGGGAGAGGCAGAGAACGCAGTAAACCTCTACACGAAAGCGGTGCGCTTACTAGTCTTCCTTGTAGTGGAGGCGCAAACGCTGATTCTGAATCCACCTTTGACACTCACAAACTCAGTAAGGTATCGAATCAGAACATATATAGATAACCTCATAAGCAGATTAAAACACCTACAATCACATAAAAGAACTTCAGGTCCCCAGAAACCATGA
- the LOC106445534 gene encoding serine/threonine-protein kinase ATG1b isoform X3: protein MAQLAAAAGRRIGDYAVGRQIGSGSFSVVWEGRHLVDGSVVAIKEIAMARLSKKLQDSLMSEIIILRKINHPNIIRFIDMIEVAPGKINLVLEYCKGGDLSMFIQRHGKIPDATAKHFMQQLAAGLQVLRDNNIIHRDLKPQNLLLSTDDNDAALKIADFGFARSLQPRGLAETLCGSPLYMAPEIMQLQKYDAKADLWSVGAILFQLVTGRTPFTGNSQVQLFQNIMRSTELHFPVDCRDLTSDCKDLCQKLLRRNPVERLTFEEFFHHPFLSDRQPYDVPRSRSGSRTIDGFHSSGSSPSGKMEEVSHDDSLPFFLDDDSSEPEGSPSYTKHTSPMKSSYGFSVETRRERREAAASSPLKNMELNSRYSRVSHRADTNNFKFESHRLLDINQFKPSSLPDSRSLSTQGRVDTPDSIDQDYVLISGPSVDIPSSSSGSPKLFNYPFKSPSPPVEFVKRSVTSSTAPMPIAGATGRTIGRFESLESPNSLPGTSHGSLNLVDAFEQPSTHSFTRIRSLQKCAATIAELVREKIESGKQLEAFSIQLVILAIWNQALHICHTQAASGVEGSLRQDGNRVRRNISQEGSEKILSQIQREFVLEVERAEDLAKFVESGNTKMPDAMEIIFQAALTLGIRGGVDEVVMGEAENAVNLYTKAVRLLVFLVVEAQTLILNPPLTLTNSVRYRIRTYIDNLISRLKHLQSHKRTSGPQKP from the exons aTGGCTCAGTTGGCGGCGGCGGCGGGGAGGAGAATAGGGGATTACGCGGTGGGAAGACAAATCGGGTCGGGTTCGTTTTCGGTGGTGTGGGAAGGGAGGCATCTGGTAGATGGAAGCGTGGTTGCAATCAAGGAGATAGCCATGGCGAGGCTTAGTAAGAAGTTGCAAGATAGTCTCATGTCGGAGATTATCATCTTGAGGAAGATCAATCACCCCAACATCATCCGCTTCATCGACATGATCGAGGTT GCTCCAGGGAAAATAAACTTGGTGCTGGAGTACTGTAAAGGGGGTGATCTGTCTATGTTTATTCAGCGTCATGGAAAAATCCCTGATGCTACTGCTAAGCACTTCATGCAGCAGTTAG cTGCTGGTTTGCAAGTTCTTCGTGACAATAATATCATTCACCGAGATTTAAAGCCTCAG AATCTTCTTCTATCCACAGATGATAATGATGCAGCTCTTAAGATTGCTGATTTTGGATTTGCAAG ATCGTTGCAGCCTAGGGGTCTGGCAGAAACTTTATGTGGTTCCCCATTGTATATGGCCCCAGAGATAATGCAGCTTCAGAAGTATGATGCAAAG GCAGATCTCTGGAGTGTTGGTGCTATATTATTTCAACTTGTGACCGGCAGAACCCCTTTTACAGGAAACAGCCAAGTTCAG TTGTTCCAGAACATTATGAGATCAACTGAATTGCATTTTCCAGTAGACTGTAGAGATTTGACTAGTGACTGTAAAGATCTATGTCAGAAATTGCTGCGCCGTAATCCAG TGGAACGTTTAACGTTTGAAGAGTTCTTTCACCACCCTTTTCTTTCAGACAGACAACCATATGATGTGCCAAG GAGTAGATCAGGTTCAAGAACAATAGATGGTTTTCATTCATCCGGAAGCAGTCCCTCAGGAAAaatggaagaagtttctcatgATGACTCTTTGCCCTTCTTTTTAGATGATGATTCTAGTGAACCTGAGGGAAGCCCTTCATATACCAAACATACATCTCCGATGAAGTCATCTTATGGATTTAGTGTCGAGACTAGACGTGAAAGAAGGGAAGCAGCAGCATCTAGTCCTTTGAAAAACATGGAACTCAATTCCAGATATAGTAGAGTTAGTCATAGAGCAGATACCAATAACTTCAAGTTCGAAAGCCATAGATTATTAGATATAAACCAATTCAAACCATCAAGCTTGCCTGATTCCAGATCACTTAGTACTCAAGGAAGAG TAGATACACCAGATTCAATAGATCAAGATTATGTTCTGATATCTGGACCATCAGTGGATATACCATCATCTTCATCTGGTTCTCCGAAGCTCTTCAATTACCCATTCAAATCACCTTCCCCTCCTGTGGAGTTCGTTAAAAGAAGTGTAACAAGTTCAACGGCTCCTATGCCAATAGCTGGTGCCACTGGCAGGACCATTGGTCGGTTTGAAAGCTTGGAGAGTCCAAATTCTCTCCCGGGTACTTCCCATGGGTCTCTGAACCTTGTGGATGCTTTTGAACAGCCATCAACTCACAGCTTCACAAGAATCCGGTCTTTGCAAAAGTGTGCAGCAACGATTGCAGAGTTGGTTCGTGAAAAG ATTGAATCAGGTAAACAGTTAGAAGCTTTCTCAATCCAACTGGTGATTCTTGCTATTTGGAATCAAGCACTGCACATCTGTCATACTCAGGCAGCCTCAGGCGTAGAAGGAAGCCTGCGCCAAGATGGTAACAGAGTAAGAAGAAATATTAGCCAAGAAGGATCAGAGAAAATATTGTCTCAGATACAGAGAGAGTTTGTCTTGGAGGTTGAGCGTGCTGAAGATCTTGCCAAGTTTGTTGAATCTG GCAATACAAAGATGCCTGATGCAATGGAGATAATATTCCAAGCAGCTCTTACTCTTGGCATACGTGGTGGA GTAGATGAGGTGGTGATGGGAGAGGCAGAGAACGCAGTAAACCTCTACACGAAAGCGGTGCGCTTACTAGTCTTCCTTGTAGTGGAGGCGCAAACGCTGATTCTGAATCCACCTTTGACACTCACAAACTCAGTAAGGTATCGAATCAGAACATATATAGATAACCTCATAAGCAGATTAAAACACCTACAATCACATAAAAGAACTTCAGGTCCCCAGAAACCATGA
- the LOC106445534 gene encoding serine/threonine-protein kinase ATG1b isoform X4, producing the protein MAQLAAAAGRRIGDYAVGRQIGSGSFSVVWEGRHLVDGSVVAIKEIAMARLSKKLQDSLMSEIIILRKINHPNIIRFIDMIEAPGKINLVLEYCKGGDLSMFIQRHGKIPDATAKHFMQQLAAGLQVLRDNNIIHRDLKPQNLLLSTDDNDAALKIADFGFARSLQPRGLAETLCGSPLYMAPEIMQLQKYDAKADLWSVGAILFQLVTGRTPFTGNSQVQLFQNIMRSTELHFPVDCRDLTSDCKDLCQKLLRRNPVERLTFEEFFHHPFLSDRQPYDVPRSRSGSRTIDGFHSSGSSPSGKMEEVSHDDSLPFFLDDDSSEPEGSPSYTKHTSPMKSSYGFSVETRRERREAAASSPLKNMELNSRYSRVSHRADTNNFKFESHRLLDINQFKPSSLPDSRSLSTQGRVDTPDSIDQDYVLISGPSVDIPSSSSGSPKLFNYPFKSPSPPVEFVKRSVTSSTAPMPIAGATGRTIGRFESLESPNSLPGTSHGSLNLVDAFEQPSTHSFTRIRSLQKCAATIAELVREKIESGKQLEAFSIQLVILAIWNQALHICHTQAASGVEGSLRQDGNRVRRNISQEGSEKILSQIQREFVLEVERAEDLAKFVESGNTKMPDAMEIIFQAALTLGIRGGVDEVVMGEAENAVNLYTKAVRLLVFLVVEAQTLILNPPLTLTNSVRYRIRTYIDNLISRLKHLQSHKRTSGPQKP; encoded by the exons aTGGCTCAGTTGGCGGCGGCGGCGGGGAGGAGAATAGGGGATTACGCGGTGGGAAGACAAATCGGGTCGGGTTCGTTTTCGGTGGTGTGGGAAGGGAGGCATCTGGTAGATGGAAGCGTGGTTGCAATCAAGGAGATAGCCATGGCGAGGCTTAGTAAGAAGTTGCAAGATAGTCTCATGTCGGAGATTATCATCTTGAGGAAGATCAATCACCCCAACATCATCCGCTTCATCGACATGATCGAG GCTCCAGGGAAAATAAACTTGGTGCTGGAGTACTGTAAAGGGGGTGATCTGTCTATGTTTATTCAGCGTCATGGAAAAATCCCTGATGCTACTGCTAAGCACTTCATGCAGCAGTTAG cTGCTGGTTTGCAAGTTCTTCGTGACAATAATATCATTCACCGAGATTTAAAGCCTCAG AATCTTCTTCTATCCACAGATGATAATGATGCAGCTCTTAAGATTGCTGATTTTGGATTTGCAAG ATCGTTGCAGCCTAGGGGTCTGGCAGAAACTTTATGTGGTTCCCCATTGTATATGGCCCCAGAGATAATGCAGCTTCAGAAGTATGATGCAAAG GCAGATCTCTGGAGTGTTGGTGCTATATTATTTCAACTTGTGACCGGCAGAACCCCTTTTACAGGAAACAGCCAAGTTCAG TTGTTCCAGAACATTATGAGATCAACTGAATTGCATTTTCCAGTAGACTGTAGAGATTTGACTAGTGACTGTAAAGATCTATGTCAGAAATTGCTGCGCCGTAATCCAG TGGAACGTTTAACGTTTGAAGAGTTCTTTCACCACCCTTTTCTTTCAGACAGACAACCATATGATGTGCCAAG GAGTAGATCAGGTTCAAGAACAATAGATGGTTTTCATTCATCCGGAAGCAGTCCCTCAGGAAAaatggaagaagtttctcatgATGACTCTTTGCCCTTCTTTTTAGATGATGATTCTAGTGAACCTGAGGGAAGCCCTTCATATACCAAACATACATCTCCGATGAAGTCATCTTATGGATTTAGTGTCGAGACTAGACGTGAAAGAAGGGAAGCAGCAGCATCTAGTCCTTTGAAAAACATGGAACTCAATTCCAGATATAGTAGAGTTAGTCATAGAGCAGATACCAATAACTTCAAGTTCGAAAGCCATAGATTATTAGATATAAACCAATTCAAACCATCAAGCTTGCCTGATTCCAGATCACTTAGTACTCAAGGAAGAG TAGATACACCAGATTCAATAGATCAAGATTATGTTCTGATATCTGGACCATCAGTGGATATACCATCATCTTCATCTGGTTCTCCGAAGCTCTTCAATTACCCATTCAAATCACCTTCCCCTCCTGTGGAGTTCGTTAAAAGAAGTGTAACAAGTTCAACGGCTCCTATGCCAATAGCTGGTGCCACTGGCAGGACCATTGGTCGGTTTGAAAGCTTGGAGAGTCCAAATTCTCTCCCGGGTACTTCCCATGGGTCTCTGAACCTTGTGGATGCTTTTGAACAGCCATCAACTCACAGCTTCACAAGAATCCGGTCTTTGCAAAAGTGTGCAGCAACGATTGCAGAGTTGGTTCGTGAAAAG ATTGAATCAGGTAAACAGTTAGAAGCTTTCTCAATCCAACTGGTGATTCTTGCTATTTGGAATCAAGCACTGCACATCTGTCATACTCAGGCAGCCTCAGGCGTAGAAGGAAGCCTGCGCCAAGATGGTAACAGAGTAAGAAGAAATATTAGCCAAGAAGGATCAGAGAAAATATTGTCTCAGATACAGAGAGAGTTTGTCTTGGAGGTTGAGCGTGCTGAAGATCTTGCCAAGTTTGTTGAATCTG GCAATACAAAGATGCCTGATGCAATGGAGATAATATTCCAAGCAGCTCTTACTCTTGGCATACGTGGTGGA GTAGATGAGGTGGTGATGGGAGAGGCAGAGAACGCAGTAAACCTCTACACGAAAGCGGTGCGCTTACTAGTCTTCCTTGTAGTGGAGGCGCAAACGCTGATTCTGAATCCACCTTTGACACTCACAAACTCAGTAAGGTATCGAATCAGAACATATATAGATAACCTCATAAGCAGATTAAAACACCTACAATCACATAAAAGAACTTCAGGTCCCCAGAAACCATGA